A window of Pseudomonadota bacterium genomic DNA:
GGCGAAATACTTTATAAAAATAATTAAGTAAACTTATTATTTTTATTTCGTATTTTCGGGTAATGACGAGCTTTATTTGCATTATGCAGAGGTCTTAAAAACTTTTTTCAGTAACAAATTTTATTTAAAATGCAACCGGACACAAAAGAAATTAACAGGATAATATCCATGTCGCTATCCGAAGATATCGGAAAAGGCGACATTACATCAAAAATCACTGTTCCTGAAGATAAAAACACAAAATTCGTAATCCGTGCAAGGGAAAAAATGGTGGTATGCGGAATACCGATAGCCATGGAGGTATTTAAAACTCTTTCAAACAAAATAGAACTTCAAAGCCGATATAATGACGGCGATATCATAAAACAGGGCGATATAATCCTGCAAGGAGAAGGTAACGCCATAAAAATACTTGAAGCCGAAAGGGTAGCACTAAACCTTTTACGCCAAATGTGCGGAACGGCAACGCTAACACGTAAGTTCGTCGACTTAACAAAAGGAACTAAAGCAAAAATACTCGATACCAGAAAAACCATACCGGGGCTACGCTCTATTCAAAAATATGCCGTCACCAAAGGAGGCGGTTATAACCATAGATTCTGCCTTGATGATGCCATACTGATAAAAGATAACCATATTAGCGTATGTGGCTCTGTTCAAAATACTTTGAATAAGGCGAAACAGAACCGCCCTGACAGCATGAAAATACAAATAGAATGCGATACTATAAAGCAGGTAATCGAGGCTCTTGAAAATGGTGCGGATATTATCCTGCTTGACAACATGGATAATGAAACCCTCGCAAGAGCGGTGAAAATAACGGCAGGAAAAATTCCCTTAGAAGCATCAGGCAATGTAAGCCTAAAAACAGTAAGAGGCATAGCAGAAACAGGCGTAGACTTCATATCGGTCGGAGCTATAACTAACTCACCTACAAGTGTCGATATAGGACTTGATATGGATTTTGACTAGGAGAAAACCACCTCTTCATTACCCTCAAATGCAGAAGAAGCCGCCGTATAATCATCGCTATAGAAATAATCAATGCTGATACCCATTACACTTGAAAGCATGAACAGGTCACTTGCAGGAACAGCTTCAAGCCCGTTCTCATATTCTGCTATAGTTTCTTCAGATATGCCCGTCAAACGTGCAAGTTCGGATCTTTTTATGTCCATTTTTGTACGTAACCTATATAGCTTTGAGGCTATAACCTTGTCTTCAGGACTGACTAGACCGTCAACATTCAGTATTTCGTTATTTACCATGATTATTCTCCTAGAGTGTAAGTTCAATATAATCGAAAGCATATTAATACATTCAGAATATTAACAAATCGTTAACGAACAATATAAAAACTAAAAAAATATTAATGACTGGAAAAATTTCTCAAAATCATCTACATTAATTAAAAAAAAATTAGGGTTTTAAATGCAGCAAAATACAAAAATAGCCCCCTCAATTCTTTCCGCTGATTTTTCAGAACTCGGAAAAGCCGTTGCGGACGTAACAAATGCAGGGGCGGATTATATCCATATTGATGTGATGGACGGTCATTTTGTACCTAATATAACTATAGGGGCATGTGTTGTTAAGGACTTAAGAAAAACAAGCGATTTACCGTTCGATGTTCACTTGATGATAGAAAATCCCGATAATTACATTGAAGAGTTTGCACAAGCAGGTTCGGATATAATAACGGTTCATCAGGAGGCTTGTATCCATCTTGACAGAACCGTACAGTTAATAAAGTCATTCGGCAAAAAAGCAGGCGTATCATTAGTTCCGACTACACCTCCTGACGTTCTTGATTATATATTACCTGAGCTTGACCTTGTTTTAGTTATGTCGGTTAACCCTGGCTTCGGCGGACAAAAATTCCTTCACTCCCAACTGGAGAAAATAAGGATAATCCGCCAAAAAATCGACGCTACAGGCAAACAGATAGATTTACAAGTCGATGGCGGCATTAATACGGAAACCGCAAAGTTAGTAGTTCAAGCCGGAGCCGATGTGTTAGTTGCCGGCTCCGCAACTTTTGCAGGCGGCTCGGAAAAATATAAAGATAATATAAAAACCCTGCGTGGTTAACTAAAACAAACTACTCTCCCCTTGAGGGAGAGTTAAAACACGAAGTGTTTTACAAGGAGTACAATTTAATAATGCGGTGGCGGCGACTCCTCATCTATACTTCTTATCCCCGAATCACCGCCATGCTCTTTTATTTTAGATTCAAGTTTTTGCAGTTTTTCCTTTAGCATATTTATTTCCTTTTGCTGAATATATAT
This region includes:
- the nadC gene encoding carboxylating nicotinate-nucleotide diphosphorylase encodes the protein MQPDTKEINRIISMSLSEDIGKGDITSKITVPEDKNTKFVIRAREKMVVCGIPIAMEVFKTLSNKIELQSRYNDGDIIKQGDIILQGEGNAIKILEAERVALNLLRQMCGTATLTRKFVDLTKGTKAKILDTRKTIPGLRSIQKYAVTKGGGYNHRFCLDDAILIKDNHISVCGSVQNTLNKAKQNRPDSMKIQIECDTIKQVIEALENGADIILLDNMDNETLARAVKITAGKIPLEASGNVSLKTVRGIAETGVDFISVGAITNSPTSVDIGLDMDFD
- a CDS encoding helix-turn-helix transcriptional regulator, with product MVNNEILNVDGLVSPEDKVIASKLYRLRTKMDIKRSELARLTGISEETIAEYENGLEAVPASDLFMLSSVMGISIDYFYSDDYTAASSAFEGNEEVVFS
- the rpe gene encoding ribulose-phosphate 3-epimerase, encoding MQQNTKIAPSILSADFSELGKAVADVTNAGADYIHIDVMDGHFVPNITIGACVVKDLRKTSDLPFDVHLMIENPDNYIEEFAQAGSDIITVHQEACIHLDRTVQLIKSFGKKAGVSLVPTTPPDVLDYILPELDLVLVMSVNPGFGGQKFLHSQLEKIRIIRQKIDATGKQIDLQVDGGINTETAKLVVQAGADVLVAGSATFAGGSEKYKDNIKTLRG
- a CDS encoding SlyX family protein, whose amino-acid sequence is MEDEIIELQEMAAHQASDIEKLSVEIYIQQKEINMLKEKLQKLESKIKEHGGDSGIRSIDEESPPPHY